In the Geobacter sp. FeAm09 genome, one interval contains:
- a CDS encoding GGDEF domain-containing protein has protein sequence MDEIHETEHYPSFRQRYAGYDRIMGNISWLLIALVTLDIKLMPTESASLVFLAAFCVLLFFYNINARYGALSRTYSPFKTFVDLMVFLAFIVAVCWYTGRITSPFMSLIYLILMATSLTQGRRVTYFMAVLAISSYILLASEEFKGINDFLTHTLELFPFMLIAHLGAMLAGETESARREVERLSLTDEVTGINNMRNFFILADAQERLARRYIRPYAICMIDADNLKKVNDRHGHLAGTELIRQVAATITSSVRGSDICARYGGDEYVIMFNEAAKQDVIPVVERIVSRMAATPFEFEGVTLSTTLSAGLAGYPEDGGDVRTVMANADEAMYISKRTGKNRLTVFNGTTSETSFGKQDTGQAPP, from the coding sequence ATGGACGAAATTCACGAGACTGAACACTACCCAAGCTTCCGCCAGCGTTATGCGGGGTACGACCGCATCATGGGCAATATCTCCTGGCTTTTGATCGCCCTGGTGACGCTGGACATCAAGCTGATGCCCACCGAGAGCGCCAGCCTGGTCTTTCTGGCGGCCTTCTGCGTGCTGCTGTTTTTTTACAACATCAACGCCCGCTACGGCGCTCTCTCCCGCACGTACAGCCCCTTCAAGACCTTCGTGGACCTCATGGTCTTCCTGGCGTTCATCGTGGCGGTATGCTGGTACACCGGCCGCATCACCAGCCCTTTCATGTCGCTCATCTATCTTATCCTGATGGCCACTTCCCTGACCCAGGGCAGGCGGGTGACCTACTTCATGGCCGTCCTGGCCATCAGTTCCTATATTCTTCTGGCTTCGGAGGAGTTCAAGGGGATCAACGATTTTTTAACCCATACCCTGGAACTGTTCCCGTTCATGCTCATCGCCCACCTGGGGGCCATGCTGGCCGGCGAGACGGAGAGCGCCCGCCGCGAGGTGGAGCGGCTTTCCCTGACCGACGAGGTGACCGGCATCAACAACATGCGCAATTTCTTCATCCTGGCCGACGCCCAGGAACGGCTCGCCAGGCGCTACATACGCCCCTATGCGATCTGCATGATCGACGCCGACAACCTCAAGAAGGTCAACGACCGGCACGGCCATCTGGCCGGAACCGAGCTGATCCGCCAGGTGGCCGCCACGATCACCTCCTCGGTCCGCGGTTCCGACATCTGCGCCCGCTATGGCGGCGACGAGTACGTCATCATGTTCAACGAGGCCGCGAAGCAGGACGTGATCCCGGTCGTCGAGCGCATCGTCTCCCGCATGGCGGCGACCCCCTTCGAGTTCGAGGGGGTGACGCTCTCCACGACCCTTTCGGCCGGCCTGGCCGGGTACCCCGAGGATGGCGGCGACGTGCGCACGGTCATGGCCAATGCCGACGAGGCCATGTACATCAGCAAGCGTACCGGCAAGAACCGCCTGACGGTCTTCAACGGCACGACGTCTGAAACCTCCTTCGGGAAACAGGATACGGGACAAGCGCCCCCATGA